In a single window of the uncultured Dysgonomonas sp. genome:
- a CDS encoding universal stress protein has product MGDKLVTLAIHTNEKAQILKGVLESENIEVHINDVDLDNPGVSPGVRIRIKESDLPKALSVVESRHLFSYDEEETYRTDDGRKRILIPVDFSDYSLKACKIAFNLARDLNAKVKILHVYFNPYYPTALPMAEAFAYQGKEEKEFQNIIEKVKENIQKLCNTIDQKVSEGEFPSVNYSYVLREGLPEEEIVTFTKEYKPTLIIMGTRGKDQKDADLIGSVTAEVIEMTHVPLVAIPENTPFADLREVKKMAFLTNFSQRDLISFDLLAKLLQPYSDVQIVLTHIAVKKGDRWDEIKLAGIKDYFSKQYPGLNLDYKLIDTNDMLKSLDEYIKNDKIQILSLTTSKRNIFARMFSPSISRKMLFHSDTPLLVLRG; this is encoded by the coding sequence ATGGGAGATAAACTGGTAACACTTGCGATTCACACAAACGAAAAAGCCCAGATATTGAAAGGCGTACTGGAAAGTGAGAATATTGAAGTCCATATCAATGATGTGGATTTGGATAATCCGGGAGTATCGCCCGGCGTTCGTATCCGTATCAAAGAATCCGATCTGCCCAAAGCCCTGAGTGTAGTGGAGAGCCGACACCTATTTAGCTACGATGAGGAAGAAACATATAGGACTGATGACGGGCGTAAACGCATTCTTATACCAGTCGATTTTTCCGATTACTCACTTAAAGCATGCAAAATAGCCTTTAATCTGGCTCGTGATCTCAACGCGAAAGTAAAGATACTTCATGTATATTTCAATCCATACTATCCCACAGCCTTGCCCATGGCCGAAGCATTTGCCTATCAGGGAAAGGAAGAGAAGGAATTCCAGAATATTATAGAGAAAGTAAAGGAAAATATCCAGAAATTATGTAATACGATAGACCAAAAGGTTTCGGAAGGAGAATTTCCTTCTGTAAACTATTCCTATGTATTACGTGAGGGTTTGCCGGAGGAAGAAATAGTGACCTTTACCAAGGAGTATAAACCGACACTGATAATTATGGGGACCAGAGGTAAGGATCAGAAAGATGCCGATCTCATCGGTAGCGTAACTGCTGAGGTAATAGAAATGACTCACGTTCCATTAGTTGCCATTCCGGAAAATACACCTTTTGCCGATTTGAGGGAAGTGAAGAAGATGGCATTTCTTACAAACTTCAGCCAGAGGGACTTGATCTCATTCGATTTGCTGGCAAAACTCTTACAACCATATAGCGATGTACAGATCGTACTTACCCATATAGCCGTAAAGAAGGGTGACCGATGGGACGAAATAAAACTTGCAGGAATCAAAGACTATTTCAGTAAGCAATATCCGGGGTTAAACCTCGACTATAAGTTGATCGACACCAATGATATGCTCAAGAGTCTGGACGAATATATAAAGAATGACAAAATACAGATATTATCTCTGACCACCAGTAAGCGGAATATCTTTGCCCGTATGTTTAGTCCGAGTATCTCGCGTAAGATGCTGTTTCACTCCGATACACCTTTGTTGGTACTAAGAGGATAA
- a CDS encoding DinB family protein, protein METSPNTDFSIVIDGISQVIREWENKLLNLPAEAISERRNVQNRTIKQLIGHLIDSASNNQQRMVRLQYNSELVFPDYTQDNDLWIAIQNYQESDWVGLVNLWKYYNLHIIQVIKNVDRSKLGNIWTDFEGNVVTLEDMINGYLGHLHLHMGEIEELADKK, encoded by the coding sequence ATGGAAACATCACCAAATACAGATTTCTCAATTGTCATTGATGGTATCAGCCAGGTAATACGAGAGTGGGAGAATAAGCTGTTAAATCTTCCTGCAGAAGCGATATCTGAGAGACGGAATGTCCAAAACAGAACAATAAAGCAACTGATAGGACACCTGATAGATTCAGCGTCTAACAATCAGCAGAGAATGGTGCGTTTACAATACAATTCCGAACTGGTATTTCCCGATTATACACAGGACAATGATCTATGGATAGCTATACAGAACTATCAGGAATCCGACTGGGTAGGATTGGTTAATCTGTGGAAATACTATAATTTGCATATCATTCAGGTTATAAAGAATGTAGATAGATCTAAGTTGGGAAATATATGGACCGATTTTGAAGGCAATGTGGTAACATTGGAAGATATGATTAACGGCTATCTCGGGCATTTACACTTACATATGGGTGAGATAGAAGAGCTAGCCGACAAGAAATAG
- a CDS encoding BatD family protein, with amino-acid sequence MKKYLILLTLLLISISKICADNITFVISAPATTVKGAQIQLQYVLKGGEGREIHVPDEIKGFDVLYGPSVSQMYSSSNINGKVTSESNITYTYLLLAKEEGTFTLPSASVKVGGSNYKSNTAQIKVLPPDKNAQPQQPGQQVKATTSSSTAGNVNPNDAFVRAIFSKTKVKEQEAVTVTFRFYTVLNIRDVGKIQFPEFEGFMTEDFELPANRQMALEHYNGRNYYTVDVKKTLLFPQRSGKMTIPSGTMEIVFEVASGKKVQTFFGPQEVMTESKKTLKTTPVTVDVSALPIQNKPANFSGGVGDFSFKPSISAEKIKANDAVTIKLDITGTGNLKLIKNPEVKFPKDFETYDPNVKNDFKLTENGLSGTKSIEYMFIPRYPGKFTIPAIEFSYFDTRSGSYKTVSSPSYTLDVDKDPNAGKNVSTSYSSQKELEMEQDIRYLKIGNYSFTDPQSFFVGSLSYLLWYLIPLVLFIAFTIAYRKQIKANADIAMMRTKKANKVATKRLKLAKKYLQMQQKDSFYEEILRAVWGYLSDKLTIPVADLNRENIEIELLKYGVGDDLISQFIDILDTGEFARYAPSESGHAMDDLYNNTVDAIGKMESTIKKIK; translated from the coding sequence ATGAAAAAGTATCTGATTTTATTGACATTATTACTCATAAGCATTTCAAAGATATGTGCTGATAACATCACCTTTGTTATTAGTGCCCCTGCTACTACAGTGAAGGGTGCGCAAATACAGCTGCAGTATGTGTTGAAAGGTGGCGAAGGCAGGGAAATCCATGTGCCGGATGAAATAAAGGGCTTTGACGTGCTTTATGGGCCATCTGTTTCACAAATGTATAGTTCTTCAAACATCAACGGGAAAGTGACCTCGGAGAGTAATATAACCTATACGTACCTATTGTTGGCTAAAGAAGAAGGCACCTTTACCTTACCTTCAGCATCAGTAAAAGTAGGTGGTAGTAATTATAAATCGAATACTGCCCAAATAAAGGTCTTACCTCCCGATAAGAATGCCCAGCCACAACAGCCCGGGCAGCAGGTGAAAGCGACAACGTCTTCTTCTACAGCCGGAAATGTCAATCCGAATGATGCTTTTGTAAGGGCGATATTCTCTAAAACTAAGGTGAAAGAACAGGAAGCGGTGACTGTAACATTCCGTTTCTACACAGTACTGAATATAAGAGATGTAGGGAAGATACAATTTCCTGAATTTGAAGGCTTCATGACCGAGGATTTCGAACTTCCGGCAAATCGCCAGATGGCTTTGGAGCATTATAACGGACGTAACTATTATACTGTAGATGTAAAGAAAACGCTCTTGTTTCCTCAACGGTCGGGTAAAATGACGATACCGTCGGGTACAATGGAAATCGTATTCGAAGTGGCTTCAGGTAAAAAGGTGCAGACGTTTTTCGGCCCTCAGGAAGTAATGACCGAGTCTAAAAAAACACTGAAGACAACACCTGTTACAGTCGATGTATCCGCACTTCCGATACAAAACAAGCCTGCTAATTTTTCAGGAGGAGTGGGCGACTTTTCCTTCAAACCGTCCATATCTGCAGAAAAGATTAAGGCAAACGACGCTGTTACTATCAAGCTGGATATAACAGGGACAGGGAATCTGAAGCTTATAAAGAACCCTGAAGTCAAGTTCCCGAAAGATTTCGAAACTTATGATCCGAATGTAAAGAATGATTTTAAGTTAACCGAGAATGGGCTGTCGGGTACAAAATCGATAGAGTATATGTTTATTCCCCGTTATCCGGGTAAATTTACAATACCGGCTATTGAATTTTCCTACTTCGATACCAGAAGCGGTTCTTATAAGACCGTTTCGTCCCCTTCATATACGCTGGATGTAGATAAGGATCCGAATGCGGGAAAGAATGTGTCTACCAGTTATTCGAGTCAGAAAGAACTTGAAATGGAGCAGGATATCCGTTATCTTAAAATAGGAAATTATTCATTTACAGACCCTCAGAGTTTCTTTGTAGGTTCCCTTTCATATCTTCTGTGGTATCTGATTCCGTTAGTACTGTTTATTGCGTTTACAATAGCATACAGGAAACAGATAAAGGCGAATGCCGATATAGCGATGATGCGTACCAAGAAAGCGAATAAGGTGGCGACCAAGCGCCTTAAGCTGGCTAAGAAATATTTGCAGATGCAGCAGAAAGATAGTTTCTATGAAGAAATCCTGCGTGCTGTATGGGGTTATCTGAGTGATAAATTGACGATCCCGGTTGCAGACCTGAATAGGGAGAATATTGAAATTGAATTGTTGAAATACGGTGTGGGTGATGATCTTATAAGCCAGTTTATAGATATATTGGATACAGGGGAATTTGCCCGTTATGCGCCGTCCGAATCGGGGCATGCAATGGATGATCTCTACAATAATACAGTAGATGCTATCGGTAAAATGGAAAGTACAATTAAGAAAATAAAATAA
- a CDS encoding VWA domain-containing protein: MVYANPKYLYLLLLLIPLIVWYIIKLRKMQATFKMSSGFAFEKAPSTIRVYLRHFPFLLRVIAIALVIIVLARPQSVNSSDVSNSEGIDIVMALDISGTMMAQDFSPTRLEAAKKVAAEFINDRPNDRIGLVIFGGESFTQCPLTTDHKVLLNLLTEVKFGMIEDGTAIGLGLANSVNRLKDSKSKSRVVILLTDGSNNAGQIAPLTAAELAASYDIRVYTIGIGSRGTSTARIMTPYGLQSMQVSGDFDERTLTEIAAITKGQYFRATDNTSLSAIYDEIDQMEKTHISVNTVTKRKELYMPFAIFALALVGLELVLRRTWLRNIP, from the coding sequence ATAGTATATGCCAATCCGAAATACTTATACTTACTCTTATTGCTGATACCGCTGATTGTGTGGTACATCATTAAGTTGAGGAAGATGCAGGCTACATTTAAGATGTCTTCAGGCTTTGCCTTTGAGAAAGCACCTTCTACAATTAGAGTTTATTTGCGACACTTTCCGTTTTTGCTACGGGTGATTGCGATTGCACTGGTTATAATCGTTCTGGCGCGTCCGCAGAGTGTCAATTCTTCGGATGTTTCAAATTCTGAGGGAATTGATATTGTGATGGCTCTCGATATTTCGGGTACGATGATGGCGCAGGATTTTTCGCCTACACGCCTCGAAGCGGCAAAGAAGGTTGCCGCAGAATTTATAAATGACAGGCCTAACGACAGGATCGGTCTGGTCATATTCGGAGGAGAAAGTTTTACTCAATGCCCGCTGACAACGGATCACAAGGTATTGTTGAACTTACTCACAGAGGTTAAATTCGGAATGATAGAAGATGGTACTGCCATCGGTCTGGGTTTAGCTAATTCTGTAAACCGCTTGAAAGACAGTAAGTCCAAATCGCGGGTTGTAATACTTTTAACTGATGGTTCCAATAATGCCGGACAAATTGCACCTTTAACGGCAGCCGAACTGGCGGCGTCTTATGATATACGTGTTTATACCATAGGGATTGGTTCCAGAGGGACGTCTACAGCAAGGATAATGACACCTTACGGCTTGCAGAGTATGCAGGTGTCAGGCGACTTTGACGAGCGCACTCTGACGGAGATAGCAGCCATTACCAAAGGGCAATACTTCCGTGCGACGGACAATACCAGTCTGAGTGCAATATACGACGAAATAGACCAAATGGAAAAAACTCATATAAGTGTAAACACTGTAACCAAGCGTAAAGAACTTTACATGCCATTTGCCATTTTTGCTTTGGCTCTGGTAGGACTGGAATTGGTTCTTCGTCGGACTTGGTTGAGGAATATACCTTAA
- a CDS encoding DNA-binding protein — translation MTRVITFSELRKIKDSLPDGSIHQIADTLQIPVETVWNYFGGYSYEKGQSCGVHIEPGPDGGYVSLDDTTILDMALEMMEAKEA, via the coding sequence ATGACTAGAGTTATTACATTTTCAGAGCTTCGCAAAATCAAGGATAGTTTACCGGATGGAAGCATACATCAGATAGCTGATACTTTACAAATTCCTGTAGAAACAGTCTGGAACTACTTCGGAGGATACAGTTACGAAAAAGGGCAAAGTTGTGGAGTACATATAGAACCCGGGCCGGACGGAGGTTATGTTTCACTCGATGATACTACTATTTTGGATATGGCTTTAGAAATGATGGAAGCGAAGGAAGCTTAA
- a CDS encoding tetratricopeptide repeat protein, translating into MMKKIIFITLLALVTISLSAQKGVRKAVRTGNKAYNEQRYGAAETEYTNALKENASSKEASFNLANTYYKQQRWDDALKEYQHYLTLESEDQTKMSSAWSNMGNTFLKKKGNEKGQQMQMAQGGQPQQGGGQQADNLKQSMEAYKNALRLNPKDEETRYNLAVVQKMIKDKEDQNKDNKQDQNKDQKQDPKQDPKQDPKQDPKQDKQDQKQDQNQMSQQNMQQILQALEQDEKETQERVKQAKAQERKQKNENNRKQNKDW; encoded by the coding sequence ATGATGAAAAAGATTATATTCATAACATTATTAGCATTAGTAACTATCAGCCTATCCGCCCAAAAGGGAGTTAGAAAGGCTGTGCGGACGGGTAATAAGGCATATAATGAACAACGATATGGTGCTGCTGAAACCGAATACACCAATGCGCTGAAAGAAAATGCAAGTTCGAAAGAAGCTTCTTTCAATCTGGCTAACACATATTATAAGCAGCAGAGGTGGGATGATGCACTGAAAGAATATCAGCATTATCTGACTTTGGAGAGTGAAGATCAAACAAAGATGAGTTCGGCCTGGAGTAATATGGGTAATACATTCCTGAAAAAGAAAGGAAATGAAAAAGGACAGCAAATGCAGATGGCTCAGGGAGGACAACCTCAGCAGGGTGGGGGACAGCAAGCGGATAATCTGAAGCAGTCGATGGAAGCCTATAAGAATGCCTTACGCCTGAATCCTAAAGATGAAGAAACCCGCTACAATCTGGCAGTGGTTCAGAAAATGATAAAAGATAAAGAAGACCAGAATAAAGATAATAAGCAAGACCAGAATAAGGATCAAAAACAAGATCCGAAACAAGACCCTAAGCAAGATCCGAAACAGGATCCTAAGCAGGATAAGCAAGACCAGAAGCAGGATCAGAATCAAATGTCGCAGCAAAATATGCAACAGATACTTCAGGCTTTGGAACAAGACGAGAAAGAAACACAAGAACGTGTAAAACAGGCTAAAGCTCAGGAGCGAAAACAAAAGAACGAAAATAACAGAAAGCAAAATAAAGACTGGTAA
- a CDS encoding BatD family protein, translated as MKRKGYSYSICRFCLSVVLLFPFLSVAVGQSVKVNVKAPETVFIGEQFRVDYVVESDDDVREPVIIKNMEGFSILYGPSVSSTRAVRFNNGKRITVYTTTSSYYLEASREGKYTLPRAEITVNSKKYKAESVKVEVKSPKDAADEVDAFVKTTVSRTSVSLSDTLTLTYRLYTTKEIKRIISADFPVIKDFYTTNITRSRQTFRDEEVNGKTYKVVELRRLILQPRNQGQMTIPEGQVSVEYSTPTGRRVRDMWGDVYDETIRSEKSLILEPVIIRVQDLKAI; from the coding sequence ATGAAGAGAAAAGGATATAGCTATTCAATTTGTCGGTTTTGCTTGTCAGTTGTATTACTATTCCCCTTTCTGTCGGTGGCTGTTGGCCAAAGTGTTAAGGTAAACGTCAAAGCTCCCGAGACAGTATTTATCGGGGAACAGTTCAGAGTGGACTATGTAGTTGAAAGTGATGATGATGTAAGAGAGCCGGTAATAATAAAGAATATGGAAGGTTTCTCCATATTATATGGCCCGTCTGTATCATCGACAAGGGCAGTCCGTTTTAATAACGGCAAACGAATAACGGTCTACACCACTACATCTTCCTATTATCTGGAAGCCTCCAGAGAAGGTAAATACACTTTACCCCGCGCTGAAATAACGGTAAATAGCAAGAAATATAAAGCGGAGTCCGTTAAAGTAGAAGTGAAATCGCCGAAAGATGCGGCGGACGAGGTCGATGCTTTTGTAAAAACAACTGTATCCCGAACAAGTGTAAGCCTGTCAGATACATTGACGCTTACATACAGATTATATACAACTAAAGAAATTAAGCGTATAATAAGTGCGGATTTTCCTGTTATCAAAGATTTTTATACCACTAACATAACACGTTCTCGTCAAACCTTTAGAGATGAGGAGGTGAATGGCAAAACCTATAAGGTTGTCGAACTTAGGCGCTTAATCCTTCAGCCGCGTAATCAGGGACAGATGACTATTCCCGAAGGGCAGGTATCGGTAGAATATTCTACCCCGACAGGCAGAAGGGTACGTGATATGTGGGGAGATGTGTATGATGAGACAATAAGAAGTGAAAAATCTTTAATACTAGAACCCGTAATAATACGGGTACAAGACCTGAAAGCAATATAA
- a CDS encoding tetratricopeptide repeat protein, whose amino-acid sequence MKRIILSCLFIFAIYSVAYAQDSIPAVSDSLATAKGSRNQTETSSDPATTAYNEGDFRKAIEILEAQKNEQLENGLESAQLYYNLGNAYFRVNDLAHARLNYEKAMLLDPGDRDTRHNIEYLSTKIEDKILVADTFFLSIWFRAVQNLFSSNTWAVIAVVSFLLLMGCLSVFFFSRYVSMKKTAFYIGLAALVIVILANVFSFGQKNKIEHRDTAVIMAGSASVVSSPDINSKELFILHSGTKVYITKEDRNWLEIEIDNGSVGWIQRDKLEII is encoded by the coding sequence ATGAAACGAATCATATTATCTTGCCTGTTCATATTCGCTATATATTCTGTTGCTTATGCACAGGACTCAATCCCCGCTGTGAGTGATTCGCTGGCAACTGCAAAAGGAAGCCGGAATCAAACCGAAACGTCTTCCGACCCGGCCACAACAGCTTACAATGAAGGCGATTTCCGTAAGGCAATTGAAATACTGGAAGCTCAGAAGAACGAACAATTGGAAAACGGGTTGGAGTCAGCCCAATTGTATTATAACTTAGGTAATGCTTATTTCAGGGTGAATGACTTGGCTCATGCCCGCCTGAACTATGAAAAAGCCATGTTGCTTGATCCGGGAGACCGGGATACACGCCACAATATTGAATATCTGTCTACCAAAATAGAGGATAAGATATTGGTAGCCGATACATTCTTTCTCAGCATATGGTTCAGGGCTGTTCAGAATTTATTCAGTTCGAATACTTGGGCCGTCATAGCAGTGGTTTCGTTTCTTCTGTTGATGGGATGCTTATCGGTCTTCTTCTTTAGTCGTTATGTTTCCATGAAGAAAACTGCCTTCTATATAGGACTCGCTGCATTGGTTATTGTTATACTTGCAAACGTATTCTCTTTCGGTCAGAAGAATAAGATCGAGCATAGGGATACAGCCGTTATCATGGCTGGTTCGGCATCTGTGGTCAGCTCTCCCGATATTAACAGTAAAGAACTCTTCATATTACACTCAGGAACAAAAGTATATATAACAAAAGAGGACCGTAACTGGCTTGAGATTGAAATAGATAACGGCAGTGTAGGCTGGATTCAGCGCGACAAACTGGAAATAATATAA
- a CDS encoding aspartyl protease family protein, protein MRLSAFLVCILSLCSVKASVYSADSVPDVIPKGAISFHSFKNNIILDGFVNDSIPMKALLDIGAWGLAVPEYLRADKVAGKKSERIRFNVGDWTKTMDVIFMSPGSQFLHWYGEDCVLLGWDFFNRRILEISYKDQYIRELKPIELDSLKGYDCIKFQNRGRRLLIPARVTIGGKIIEGNCWIDTGLNGTLFFAHNVLSKYGLDIGKTKEGRAKNLDSDRTKVNIMKADTISVGNSILTGKDVIFTNSEWFVFKENDMYIGLLGNQFFKYFSVIFDFRENNLYLKSSASD, encoded by the coding sequence ATGAGACTATCGGCTTTCTTAGTCTGCATACTATCTTTGTGTTCGGTAAAAGCTTCTGTATATAGTGCCGATTCTGTTCCGGATGTAATACCTAAAGGTGCAATTTCTTTCCATAGTTTCAAGAATAATATCATTCTGGATGGTTTTGTTAACGACTCCATACCGATGAAAGCTCTTCTCGATATAGGGGCATGGGGATTGGCTGTGCCCGAATATTTAAGAGCAGATAAAGTAGCCGGGAAAAAATCTGAGCGCATTCGTTTCAATGTGGGTGACTGGACAAAGACTATGGATGTTATATTTATGAGCCCGGGTAGCCAGTTCCTGCATTGGTATGGTGAGGATTGCGTATTGCTGGGCTGGGATTTTTTCAACAGGCGCATACTCGAGATATCCTATAAAGACCAATATATAAGGGAACTGAAACCTATTGAACTGGATAGCCTGAAAGGGTATGACTGTATAAAATTTCAGAACCGCGGGCGCAGGCTGCTTATTCCTGCTAGAGTAACCATTGGAGGAAAGATCATAGAAGGGAACTGCTGGATAGATACAGGCCTGAACGGAACGTTGTTCTTTGCTCACAACGTACTATCCAAATACGGTCTGGATATAGGCAAAACCAAAGAAGGGCGGGCTAAGAATCTGGACAGCGATCGTACGAAAGTAAATATAATGAAGGCAGACACTATCAGCGTGGGTAATAGTATACTTACAGGTAAAGATGTGATTTTTACTAATTCCGAATGGTTTGTCTTCAAAGAGAATGATATGTATATTGGTCTTTTGGGGAATCAGTTTTTCAAATATTTTTCGGTGATATTCGATTTTCGAGAAAATAACCTATACCTTAAATCTTCAGCTTCCGATTGA
- a CDS encoding VWA domain-containing protein produces MFKFANPEYLYLFFAIPVFVIGFIFLNIRKRKSVEKLGTLALVKRMMPELSLKRSYLKFWLILVAIGFGIVVLARPQFGTKVEKVDKKGIELVIAIDVSNSMMAEDIKPSRLAKAKQMLTRIIDERRDDKVAIVVFAGEAFIQLPLTPDNQSAKLFLETIDPSLVPVQGTAIGSAIDISMSCFSNDTDIDKAIVLITDGEGHEGDAEGAAARAADQGVHVNVVGIGTTEGAMIPVSPGSNNMKRDTQGQPVVTKLNEEMCRQIAKAGKGLYAHADNSNSALKSLQAELEKLQKKEIDGIAYSEYDEKYQIFAWVMLALLLLEICVFEKKNRIFRNIRLFK; encoded by the coding sequence ATGTTTAAGTTTGCGAATCCTGAATATCTGTATTTATTCTTTGCGATACCTGTTTTTGTAATAGGTTTTATCTTTCTGAATATAAGAAAGAGAAAAAGTGTGGAGAAACTGGGAACACTTGCCTTGGTAAAAAGAATGATGCCTGAACTTTCATTGAAACGATCGTATCTGAAATTCTGGCTTATACTTGTCGCCATAGGTTTCGGCATAGTTGTCCTTGCACGCCCGCAGTTTGGAACAAAAGTGGAGAAGGTAGACAAGAAAGGGATAGAACTGGTTATTGCCATCGACGTATCTAATTCGATGATGGCTGAAGATATAAAACCGAGCAGATTAGCTAAAGCAAAGCAAATGCTGACCCGTATTATCGATGAACGCAGGGATGATAAAGTGGCTATCGTTGTATTTGCCGGAGAGGCTTTTATTCAATTGCCACTTACTCCTGATAACCAGTCTGCGAAATTGTTTTTGGAAACGATCGACCCCAGTCTTGTGCCTGTTCAGGGAACAGCGATCGGCAGCGCAATAGATATCAGCATGAGTTGTTTTTCTAACGATACGGATATAGATAAAGCTATTGTCCTGATTACCGATGGAGAAGGGCATGAAGGTGATGCAGAAGGAGCAGCCGCGCGCGCAGCCGATCAGGGAGTGCATGTGAATGTTGTGGGTATAGGTACAACGGAAGGTGCGATGATTCCGGTTTCACCGGGTTCTAACAATATGAAACGTGACACACAAGGGCAACCGGTTGTGACAAAGCTGAATGAAGAGATGTGCCGCCAGATAGCAAAAGCCGGAAAAGGGCTTTATGCACATGCTGATAATTCGAATAGTGCACTGAAAAGCCTGCAAGCAGAGTTGGAAAAATTGCAGAAAAAAGAAATAGATGGAATAGCATATTCCGAATATGACGAAAAATATCAGATTTTCGCCTGGGTTATGCTGGCTCTGCTTCTACTTGAGATATGTGTGTTTGAGAAGAAGAACAGGATATTCCGTAATATCAGGTTGTTTAAATAA
- a CDS encoding phosphatase PAP2 family protein has product MSLVEKILPYERNLFLWLNDHHTDYWDTFMWIYSGKLIWLPLAITGLVVFVYKIKWKEALLLLLCATLVGLLCDFVSANLIKPYFERLRPTHHPDFEAFVEVVKGYRGGRYGFISNHAANGFGVVAFTSLLFRYRYLTLTMILWAATTAYSRIYLGVHFISDVVGGAIWGTLIGFLVYYIYLTSRRYILKVPKEEVRMPVYSKERAKILVGAILLTVVSIAIYSAIFDIPS; this is encoded by the coding sequence ATGAGTCTTGTAGAAAAAATATTGCCATATGAGCGTAACCTGTTTCTGTGGCTGAATGATCACCATACTGACTATTGGGACACATTTATGTGGATATATAGTGGTAAACTTATCTGGTTACCTTTGGCTATTACCGGCCTTGTAGTATTTGTATATAAGATAAAATGGAAAGAGGCTCTTTTGTTATTGCTCTGTGCTACATTAGTTGGACTTCTTTGTGACTTTGTCTCGGCAAATCTTATCAAGCCCTATTTTGAGCGATTGCGACCTACACATCATCCCGATTTTGAGGCCTTTGTGGAAGTAGTAAAAGGATATCGCGGAGGACGTTACGGGTTTATTTCCAATCATGCGGCCAACGGCTTTGGAGTCGTGGCTTTCACATCCCTGCTATTCCGCTATAGATATCTCACTCTTACGATGATATTATGGGCTGCAACAACGGCATATTCACGTATTTATCTGGGCGTTCATTTTATCTCTGATGTTGTCGGAGGGGCTATTTGGGGCACTTTAATAGGCTTTTTGGTGTATTATATATATTTAACCTCTCGCCGGTATATTCTGAAAGTTCCTAAAGAGGAGGTTAGAATGCCAGTCTATAGCAAAGAAAGAGCAAAGATATTAGTCGGCGCAATATTACTTACGGTAGTATCAATTGCTATATATAGTGCAATATTTGATATTCCTTCATAA